The Kitasatospora sp. NBC_00374 genome has a segment encoding these proteins:
- a CDS encoding RNA polymerase sigma factor SigF — MAVLNPTTSITTPKSPSATPTGPAPLPRIDDPSAVSPADARALSRTLFQRLGQLEEGTPEFSYVRGTLVELNMALVKFVAGRYRTRSEPMEDIIQVGTVGLIKAIDRFDPGQGVEFTTFAIPTIAGEIKRFFRDTGWMVHVPRRLQELRIALAKATDELQQLHDRAPSTAELAEHLSLSEAEIREGIVASRAQTAGSLDIGAGSDTDDGPTLGDRLAFEERDFELVLNREALKPAIAALSERDREVLSLRFGSDLTQAEIGELLGFSQMHISRVLKRVLGELRTALLTES, encoded by the coding sequence ATGGCCGTCCTGAATCCCACGACGTCGATCACCACCCCGAAGTCGCCGAGCGCGACCCCGACGGGCCCCGCCCCGCTGCCCAGGATCGACGACCCGTCAGCCGTGTCACCCGCTGACGCCCGCGCGCTCTCCAGGACGCTGTTCCAGCGGCTGGGTCAACTCGAGGAGGGCACCCCGGAGTTCTCCTACGTCCGGGGGACCCTGGTCGAGCTGAACATGGCCCTGGTCAAGTTCGTCGCGGGCCGGTACCGGACCCGCAGCGAGCCGATGGAGGACATCATCCAGGTCGGCACGGTGGGCCTGATCAAGGCCATCGACCGCTTCGACCCCGGCCAGGGGGTCGAGTTCACCACCTTCGCCATCCCCACCATCGCGGGCGAGATCAAGCGGTTCTTCCGGGACACCGGCTGGATGGTGCACGTGCCCCGCCGGCTGCAGGAGCTGCGGATCGCCCTCGCCAAGGCCACCGACGAGCTGCAGCAGCTGCACGACCGGGCCCCGAGCACCGCCGAGCTCGCCGAGCACCTCTCGCTGAGCGAGGCGGAGATCCGTGAGGGCATCGTCGCGAGCCGGGCCCAGACCGCCGGCTCGCTCGACATCGGGGCGGGCTCCGACACGGACGACGGCCCGACCCTCGGCGACCGGCTCGCCTTCGAGGAGCGGGACTTCGAGCTGGTGCTCAACCGCGAGGCCCTGAAGCCCGCCATCGCCGCGCTGTCGGAGCGCGACCGCGAGGTGCTCTCGCTGCGCTTCGGCTCGGACCTGACCCAGGCCGAGATCGGCGAGCTGCTCGGCTTCTCGCAGATGCACATCTCCCGGGTGCTCAAGCGCGTGCTCGGTGAACTCCGTACCGCACTGCTGACCGAGAGCTGA
- a CDS encoding GlsB/YeaQ/YmgE family stress response membrane protein has translation MSILWAILAGLVIGLLAKLVLPGRQAIPLWLTVLLGIVGGLIGNSLAAALGVRDTGGVDWVRHLLQVGAAALLIGLVGPAWSRRGR, from the coding sequence GTGAGCATCCTGTGGGCCATCCTCGCCGGCCTCGTGATCGGCCTGCTCGCCAAGCTGGTCCTGCCCGGCCGCCAGGCGATCCCGCTCTGGCTGACCGTGCTGCTGGGCATCGTCGGCGGCCTGATCGGCAACAGCCTGGCCGCCGCGCTCGGTGTGCGGGACACCGGCGGGGTCGACTGGGTCCGCCACCTGCTGCAGGTCGGCGCCGCCGCCCTGCTGATCGGCCTGGTCGGTCCCGCCTGGTCCCGCCGGGGACGCTGA
- a CDS encoding STAS domain-containing protein: protein MSDEGIEAERLCATLPAGRLTARQERRGTTVLVALAGELDLDTLAPADEVLEQALAAGPARVVVDLAEVSFCDSSGLNLLLRTRLAAQEAEVELRLAAAPDGQFGRLLELTGAGAVFSLHASLPDALADA from the coding sequence ATGTCTGACGAAGGAATCGAGGCGGAGCGCCTCTGCGCGACCCTCCCGGCCGGCCGGTTGACCGCCCGCCAGGAGCGCCGCGGCACCACCGTGCTGGTCGCCCTGGCCGGCGAGCTCGACCTTGACACGCTGGCTCCGGCCGACGAGGTCCTGGAACAGGCACTCGCGGCCGGCCCCGCCCGCGTGGTGGTGGACCTGGCGGAGGTCAGCTTCTGCGACTCCTCCGGCCTCAACCTGCTGCTGCGCACCAGGCTCGCCGCCCAGGAGGCGGAGGTCGAGCTGCGGCTGGCCGCCGCGCCCGACGGCCAGTTCGGCCGACTGCTGGAACTGACCGGGGCGGGGGCCGTGTTCTCCCTGCACGCCTCGCTCCCGGACGCACTCGCCGACGCGTGA
- a CDS encoding ATP-binding protein: MTSGQRGAEAVERLRPDLPAAGQRRTVRLAGLPRQVVLGREFARTALADWAWPGEEAVEDLLLVVSELVANARLHAGGALQLSLRLTQDRLRIEVTDAARTPPVLSLPHRPGLPGGHGLHIIQRLADDWGVAVHDTGKTVWAEVRVPGAPEPGV; encoded by the coding sequence ATGACCAGCGGTCAGAGAGGCGCAGAGGCCGTCGAGCGGCTCCGACCGGACCTGCCCGCCGCCGGGCAGCGGCGGACCGTCCGGCTGGCCGGACTGCCCCGGCAGGTCGTGCTCGGCCGGGAGTTCGCCCGCACGGCGCTGGCCGACTGGGCCTGGCCCGGCGAGGAGGCGGTGGAGGACCTGCTCCTGGTCGTCTCCGAGCTGGTCGCCAACGCCCGTCTGCACGCCGGCGGGGCACTGCAGCTCAGCCTGCGCCTGACGCAGGACCGGCTGCGGATCGAGGTGACGGACGCCGCGCGGACCCCGCCGGTGCTCAGCCTCCCGCACCGCCCCGGCCTGCCCGGCGGCCACGGCCTGCACATCATCCAGCGGCTCGCGGACGACTGGGGTGTCGCCGTGCACGACACCGGCAAGACGGTCTGGGCCGAGGTCCGCGTCCCCGGGGCACCGGAGCCCGGGGTGTAG
- a CDS encoding DUF6458 family protein, giving the protein MGIGGCVIVFALGAILAFAVDWHVSGVNLHTVGVILMLAGLLGLVTYVNVFRRRRAGRLRGDAVVEERRYVDEV; this is encoded by the coding sequence ATGGGAATCGGCGGTTGCGTCATCGTGTTCGCGCTCGGGGCGATCCTCGCCTTCGCCGTCGACTGGCACGTCTCGGGAGTGAACCTGCACACGGTGGGTGTGATCCTGATGCTCGCCGGGCTGCTCGGGCTGGTTACCTATGTCAACGTGTTCCGGCGCCGCCGGGCCGGCCGGCTGCGCGGCGACGCGGTGGTCGAGGAGCGGCGCTACGTCGACGAGGTCTGA